The Pyrus communis chromosome 5, drPyrComm1.1, whole genome shotgun sequence region cacatcactagggtatggatatactatgtcaaacccctaatgtgattatgctttcttatatgattcaattgagtcGCATAGGAACGttttcctttattacgctcgaGACTTCGGacgaagattcccgaatcatatctcagagtattcttCCTCTCATAACGAGGATCAGAGATTCCTTGTTGATCATTCACATGCCTACATGTTTAGATACCttaaccccaacaatgccgtggacactccaatggaatgttgtttgacatgatcaaagatcaaggacctaaccattagacatctatgatgtctcaggtcaaaggattacttacattattccaaccttcagagttacttgcttcacatgtgagtagacctccatgcaagtactctcgttcgattgtgttcagtgaactcattcccttaatgagcacctacatacttgtcttagtgtcactacacgaatgggatgagactttccatccttccatttgaagcagacatagtatgtaccggtctatgcattgtcagtatccctccgacaatcctatgaccaggaacctttttggacataatggttatgagaagaaggtctctgtagTCTAATCATCATTAGATTACTTCTTCCATCAATCCATTGTCCATGTATTCAttatttaggacatatttcgttcattgagatagtcctaattagtatctttgccttccgatgtataagagtcatatatacatCATTACATagtcctgaaaggtttcttccaaagattgactttcagggcatatttccaacaatctcccacttgcactaaagTCAATCACTAGTGTAACTTATACATGATAGTTGAGTGAGCTTATGCTCGTAGGTTAACTTGGTTATGTATTTAATCACCTTTTAATTTAAAAGGGATTTACTTATCAAATGTTTCTAAAACATTTTGATGATGTCTCTTTCTTGTGTTCGAATactttgatgagaccttgattccatggcttgagctatcgccctaTTACGTCGTAGTATCCTACTAACGACCTTATGGTTTGGATTCAATCATTGGTTCTAAAAGAACCCCTTTCATTCAAAACACCTTTTGAAGCAGTTTCTAAAACAATATATCGACATATATTTCGTTTGTATACTTTATACAAACTTTGCTCCAATCTTTGAGACCATTGTAGTACAATACTATCAATATATTCATACGATTAGTACTTCATTCATTATGAAGTTCCATTTGTTTAAAATggattattttcactttggttcaTAACCTAAGTGAATGCACGCTTCTAGAGTCACACTCTGATGTTCCTTTCTTAAAGGCAATAATACTCTTTCATTTGctatggttctgatcctgggataTAGTAATATCTTAAAGTGACAACCCATGTGGTTTTTCACCTTTTGATATTTACTCACAAGTCCATACATGTGTCCCTTTTGTGATTTTATGACACATTTATTATAAGGGTTATGAAAGTGATTTTCTATCATATAGTAAAATGCTTTCTTAAATCTTCAACATTTGAGATTTAATTTCCCCATATAACTTCCTTGAGATAGCCTTTGTTATATCAATAAGTCCAATTTCAAGTCTATACTTAAAATTAACCGTGTCATGTCTTGTCATTTTTCGAGTAACATCTAGGTTTGATCAAGTCTATCAAATAGACTTTATTCATATCTTGTTGCTCAAATTATGACATCACTCCCATTGGGCTTGTTGTAACTTAGCATTCATTCAAAAACTTAACACTTaaattttcttgatttgaatGCATATTGCTCCTACTAACTTGTTTTGGATCTATTGACAATCATTGAGATCCATTAGCTTATTAATGATGTCTCAACAATTTTGAGACTATCAACAACGCTAGCTAACACAAGTTATTTAAATGAATCATTTAAATGGTGTCATACACCATACTTCAAGTTTTAGTCATACTAAGACTTTAATGTAGTCATATAAGAATTATCCAAGTCTTTAGTGAAAGCATGGCTTCTACTAAGGATATAGAAACTCAACCATTCCTTCTAGGTGGTTGATATAATTCTTTATCAAAACTACATAGAGCGTTATAGTTACATAAGGTGACGAATTCGGATTGTCTTGTTGTTAAACTATATGTTGTGACTCATTTTGAAACTATTCCCTTTTGTTTCATCAACTTGTCCATATGCTTTGTTATTTAGCTTGTTCTCTTAAAAGAGAATGATGGACAACTCCCAACATATAACCATTTTATGCTAGGTTGACGAAACCTACATTCAAAGACTATTCTTTAGAATGTTACACAACATAGAAAATTAACGTTTTGTAGAGCTTGAgtcttttaacaattaaaattataaactcTCAATAATAGTCAAGTACTATTATTATTTAGACAACTATAAACCAATCATATTCAAGTTTATATCCAATTTCTCACCTCCCACTTTTTCTCATGACTTTAATGAGAAATCATTTCATAcattcaaaaaaaaatgtataaacgtGGAGTATACGGGTTGAGGACATTGTGTAGTAGCTTTAAAACCTTTCAAGCTCATTTGTTTCACTCTTCACTAAGTTGATGTCTTGTTATTAAGTGACTAAAATCTTTAAACATTTTATTGATTTAGACACTTCATTCTTGGTTTAATCACTAACACACTTgacattttaaaacaattttaagaaTGTCCAATTAATTGTTCAAAACTACTAATTGAATCAAGAGTGATCTTGATTATTGTGGTTTAAGTGATAACCATATAAGAAACGTTTTTCTTATTTCTAATATCTTTATAATCATGTATCTCAACTAGGATACAACAAGACAATATTCAATTCATAACATTACTTTAaggaaatattttatttattagaagGCATTCATCACATTACATTAATATGATAACACAAACATTCACAATGTTTAACTTAAAAGGAATTATCTCTAAACATTTAGAGACTTATTTAAGTACCTTCAAACATTTAGGTATTAATAGTGGTCTTCCATCATATGAAGCCACATAATAAGTTCTTAACACAATAAGAAAGttttaaagacaatctttaaatGCCTAAACAAACTTCCCAAGTAGTAAGCAAAAAAAACATGGTGACCGAACCCTTCTCCACTCTTTTCTTTCCTTGTTCCTCTTCTACTTAGCTCCTCcacctatatacaattatacaagtgattagcattttatatcaaatataaatatttagaaGATCTAACAATTAGAATTGAAGATAAGAACATAAACCATACCTTGTGGCTTGTCCTTAAGAGTTGCAAGGTATAACCTGCAATTCCTCTTCCAATGCCCCTCATTTCCACAGTGGTGGCAAGCCCCCTTGGGCTCCAttgccttctttttcttcactccTCCTTTCGGCTTAAGAGTGGGtgacttcttctccttccctttGCCTTTGCCTTACGGCTTAGACTTGGAAGAGGATGGCTTGTTGTAGGCTACTGCAGAAGTCCCTACAACGTTCTCTTTCATCATAGTTTTCTCAGCAGTTACTAACATGTTTAGTAACTCAGAGAGAGTACTATCCATTTTATTCATATTGTAGTTCATTACAAACTGTGAGAATGAATCAGAAAGAGAAGCCAATATAAAGTCCTGGGCCAATTCCCCGTCAAGTGGAGTACCTAGGTTCTCCAGTTGTTCAATGAATCCTATCATCTTCAGTGCATGTAGGTGCACTGGAGCCCCCTTGACCATCTTGGTCTTCACAAGTTCACAGACAGTGCTAAAGCGACGGTTGCGCGTCTCTTCACCATATAACTCCGTAAGATGGAGTATTATGGAAAAGGCACTGTCCATGCCCTCGTGCTGTCTCTGTAGCTCCTCATTCATGGAAGCCAACAGATAGCACTTGGCTTGTGTGTCATCCTCAATGTGCTTGTCAAACTTAGCACGTTCATCCTCAGTGGCCGAAGGGCCAAGAGGTATGTGAGGTGGAGCTTTGTCTAGTACGTAAACAATCTTCTCCAATGTTAGGAGAATCTTGGCATTACGATACCATGATGGGAAATTGTGCCCCTCTAGGCAATGTTTGTCGAGTATTTTCGCGAGTGTGCTTCCAACCATAtctaaatacataaacaataaaataaattagtttgattgttgattaagTCACACGATTCGGGTCTTTGAACCGAATGACACCACCCaccatttttggcaaattccatatccctcaagaTGGAATCCGGGAGATTTCAAAGAAAGCTCCTAGCAGGTTATaggaggctcactattaccaagcccacctcacgatgatacgatgtcgGCTAGCAAAATTAATAATGAGAGGGTATACTTACCCATTCACAACAACCTCTTGTGATTACCTATCTtattggcctctagagaataatgcctcacgatgatacgatgttggcaCCATTTCTTCTTAGTTAAGTTCTTACCCACCATGCCGGTTTAGATAGGGGTCCAAATAtaacctcacgatgatacgatgttggtTACACTTGTTGCCTACTTTCACCACATCAAATGTTTTTAAATAGACTCCTCCTGAGtataagcatgcactttgtactcccccatgatagggtgaaggtTGTGTACAAGTCAtaaacgattggagcctaccatggtggaaggccacgaaaaAAGTGTTCAAAGCACTCTTACGCTTTCAACTTAATATTGTATTTGATTGAGGGATTTTAAGGTctcatcaattttatttattgaaacaCATTCAAATAAATTGTGTCCTATTATAACTACTAGTCCAAAGTTTAATGAAATTAGTAGCATACAATATCCCCACTAttcgttttcataaaacaaatcaatatcaaaacatttttcaaaatattggagATACATATAACTACTAATTGTATTCATTATAGTTTAGTAGCGtatgatactcccactatttgttttgagaaaaaacaaatcaatatcaaaaacgaatttttcaaatattggaAGTAACTACTACTACTACGGTTTTTGCATTCCCTTGTAATTGGACTTTATAGTCATCTTAGGCTCTTGGATGACCATGGACTTATTGGTTAATTCAACAACGAGCcaacattgttgaataagatCTCGGGGAGGTTGTGTCAATTTAATTACGTGCTTTCaattcaattaaaacatttttgaTTGAGCCATTAGAAATGAAAGACAATGATTCATTGCTAattagggcgttggacccatTTAATCTTTTTATCTCATGTCAAAACCCTCTTTTAAATATGTCTCCTTACCAATAGTTAAAGAAACTCTAGTCTAGTACTAGAGGGAATCAACTAACTAAAAGAGATTAAG contains the following coding sequences:
- the LOC137734296 gene encoding uncharacterized protein; translated protein: MVGSTLAKILDKHCLEGHNFPSWYRNAKILLTLEKIVYVLDKAPPHIPLGPSATEDERAKFDKHIEDDTQAKCYLLASMNEELQRQHEGMDSAFSIILHLTELYGEETRNRRFSTVCELVKTKMVKGAPVHLHALKMIGFIEQLENLGTPLDGELAQDFILASLSDSFSQFVMNYNMNKMDSTLSELLNMLVTAEKTMMKENVVGTSAVAYNKPSSSKSKP